The sequence GTCTCCACTGTTCCTCATGGATCGAACCTGTCACTCGTGCTAAGGCGTCCGGATCGTGCGTGATGCGCTCAACTTTTTCTTGCCCTTCCGCCGACTGGAGCCGAATCATGAGAACCAGCTCACCCGGGCACTGCTCGTAGTGCTGCGTCTCTCCCCCATGGCCCACACAGCGTGGCTCCGCCTGGTCGCACCCGACCGGGAACTCCAACGACTGCCCGTCGCGAGCTATGACACGCAGTGTCGAGCGGTTCGCGACGGAGAGGAGGCGCAGGAGCCGGCGGACCTGATTTCGGTCTTCTTGACGCCGGAGGAGCAGCAGAACGGCTGCCATCTTCGTGATCGCCATCGTCTTCATGATCTTTTGTCCTCTGGTCGATGGAGTGCATCCGACCGAGCCCGGCGAACCCGATGGCGGCCGAGCTCGGGATGTGGCCGGGCGCGGTGCGCGAGGTCATCGCGCGACGGACCGCCTTCGATGTATCCATGGCTCTGCTCGGAGCCGGCTGGCAAGCACCGATCGTGGAGCCTGATGCGCATCCATGAGCCCGTCGCGCGAGATGCGCGAGCTTGTCCTCCGGGGGCGAGAAGCGTGTCAACGGCCTTCATCGGGATGGGCCCGTGGCCTATCGTGAGACGGCCGACGGGACGATGGACTTCGACTATTCGGCAGCCCGCGTCGCGGTCCGTGAAGACATCCGGAACGCGCATCGTGATCTGTGGGAGCACCTGCGCGCCCCGGGGACGTGGATCTGATCGGCGCAATCTCGGCCGTCCGCTCGACCTGGTCGCGAAGCTGCTCCTTCCCCGGAACGAACTTCACGGCGATGCGGTTCAGGACCTCCTGTAGTGTGCCAGGTCGTCATGGCGACGAGGAACCGCTCGCCCCCTCTGTGGCGAGGAAATACCCCAAGATGGGGATGCCCAGTCGCATGATTGCCAAAGGAAAATACCCCCCTCGCCGATTTGTGTGCGCGAGGCATCCTGCTAGGTCTTTTTGGAGTTAGCCCAGTAAGGATCCTCGGATGCCAAAGGGTGACTGCGCGAACCAGTTGGGGAGGAGCAGTCGATGACGAGACGACGGGTTACTGTAATCCTGCGGTGTGGCCTGGTTGCTGGTCTCTTGGCCGCCGCCGCTCCGGGTGCCGCTGCCGACAGCTCACCGCCCTATACCAAGATTTCCGATCAGACCACCCGCGCCACCGGTCTCGGCCCCAACGGAGACCAGTACTGCGACGTCGTCTACGACCTGTACGTTCCCAGCGCCGCCAGCCCCTCATCGCCCGTCCCGGCAATCCTGACCACCAACGGCTTCGGCGGCAGCAAGGATGACCAGGCTTCCGAGGCTGACCTCTTCGCTCGCAACGGCTACCTGGTGCTTTCCTACTCGGGACTCGGCTTCGGCGGCAGCAGCTGCGCGATCGAGATCGACTCGCCCGAGTGGGACGGCAGGGCTGCCTCCCACATGGTCGACCTCATCGCGGCTCGCACCGACGTGATCAAGGACGGCCCCAATGATCCACGGGTGGGGACCTGGGGCGGGTCCTACGGCGGTGGCTTCCAGTTTGCCCTGGCTTCGGTCGACTCCAGAATCGACGCCATGATCCCCCTGATCACCTGGAACGACTTGAGCTACTCCCTCGCCCCCAACAATGACGCCCGCAACTTCACGTATGCAAAGTCCCCGCCCGGGGCCAGCAAGTTCGAGTGGAGCGAGCTGTTCTTCGCCGACGGCAACGCCCAGCCCGTGCTCCACCCGGGGACGAGTGGCTGGACCAGCGGCCAGCCGCCCGACCCTGCCTGTCCTGGCTTCGACCCCGAAGTCTGCGTGATCAACACCGAGTCCCTCGCTGCCGGCTATCTGACACCGGATACGATCGCCTTCCTCCGCCACGCATCGGCCCAGTACGAGTTCTTCTCCAACCCGAACGTGAAACGCTTTCCCCCGACCATGCTGGTGCAGGGTGAAACGGACACCCTCTTCACCATCGCCGAGGCGGTGGCCAACTACCAAGGCTTCGTGAGCCACGGCGCACCGGTGAAGCTGGTGCTCGCGTTCGGCGGGCACAGCGGTCCCTCGGCGCCGGGAGAGGTCAATGACGCCGATCCGTCGCGCGGCTACCTCGACCAGCTCTGGCTCAACTGGTATTCGCACTACCTCAAGCAGTCCGGTGTGCCGACCGGGCCTCGAGTGGAGTACTTCCGCGACTGGATCCCGTATGACCCCAGCGGCTCGGCCCAGCCGGCCTACGGTTCCGCCTCCGGGTGGCCCGTGGGCACGACCCAGAGTTGGTACCTCTCCG is a genomic window of Deltaproteobacteria bacterium containing:
- a CDS encoding alpha/beta fold hydrolase, which gives rise to MTRRRVTVILRCGLVAGLLAAAAPGAAADSSPPYTKISDQTTRATGLGPNGDQYCDVVYDLYVPSAASPSSPVPAILTTNGFGGSKDDQASEADLFARNGYLVLSYSGLGFGGSSCAIEIDSPEWDGRAASHMVDLIAARTDVIKDGPNDPRVGTWGGSYGGGFQFALASVDSRIDAMIPLITWNDLSYSLAPNNDARNFTYAKSPPGASKFEWSELFFADGNAQPVLHPGTSGWTSGQPPDPACPGFDPEVCVINTESLAAGYLTPDTIAFLRHASAQYEFFSNPNVKRFPPTMLVQGETDTLFTIAEAVANYQGFVSHGAPVKLVLAFGGHSGPSAPGEVNDADPSRGYLDQLWLNWYSHYLKQSGVPTGPRVEYFRDWIPYDPSGSAQPAYGSASGWPVGTTQSWYLSGDGSLVSSRRQIAAGVQTFVNPADGEPSSYSETSAVQSTEPFSSIPPTDPPGTFAAFTSAPLAADLDSVGIPTLDFSLSATGADSQLPATEVVLFGKIYDVAPDDSVLLVHRLVSPIRIADLSQPVHLNLPGVVHRYPAGHRLRLVLAASDQAYVGSRAPHTITVTVDPSTPFRLRMPG